In Rosa rugosa chromosome 4, drRosRugo1.1, whole genome shotgun sequence, the genomic stretch GTGGTATATACATATCGAAACAAAGAGAGAGATATGAAAGATAAAGGACTTTAATTGGCTTCATGGATCAATTAGGATTCTTCAGCAAAAACGTGGTGCAGTGCTAATTAACTAATTGATCAATGTTGATTAATCATGTATAATATTACAAGACGTTGGAAGGTTTATACATGATAATTGACAAGCCACTTGTCACATGAGAACCACACTTCTATTTGTTGAAGTATTCTAATGCATCAATTAAACCGGGGCGTCAATTGGATTGAAGTAAAGGCAGCTGTATGGAAGAAAGACTCAACCACTTCAgcctctatataaagaagcaATCGGCAAATCAAGAAGACACACACACATCTCCAGTCAAAACTCCATCATgggtttccttttatttttcttagctCCAGATTAATTTCATTGTCTTTTCAATTCTTTAGTTGTTAGCTCTACTAGTTCGAGTCAATTCCCTTCGTTTTTCTTGTAATCTAGTATCGATATTTCAATTGTTTCCCTTgttactttttttaataatagttgataattttattcttcaagccatttactattttctttttcctctctttacTTTATCGCTATTTACTTTCCTGCGATTTACTTTATTGCTCTTTACCTTTCTGCACTTAATTTAGAGTTTACTTCCTTGCTCTTTTACTATCGTGTTTGTTTCTTGCACTAGGAGTAGTTTAATGTAATTGTTCGGTTACTAATCACTATTTGCTTCATCCATTGAACAACCCGAaagtccttgatccaaaggcaTCGAACCCTCAGCCGAGATTGTTCCTTCCTCGGCTTTCAGTCGCTCGACGAAGTCAGAACACGCGCACTACatctacaattgcacacttggccttctggccgtgtgctggcacgcTCAGCAATCAATTCATCAAGaaggacatttgttccttgatctctcggctttCTGGCCGAGGTGATTTTTAGAGGCAACAGGCACACAAAGGCTAGATAAAATTTGAAGGGTTTTCGTTTCCTTTAAGTTTATAAAGTACCTGATGATGAAATTGAATAATTACGCCAGAGATGAAGGACCCCAATTTTATTGATTTCATCTTGTTGCGTGTTTTTGCTCATCTTTACTCTTTGATTAAGAAGACATAGGGAGCAAGAGCAAAAAGTTTTGTTTTAGTACAGTGGTATTGTCAATAAGATGAATCAGTATCTATGACAATAAGGCATAAGCTCTGGAGCTTATAGCCTTATATATCTGATGGTGGTTGGTTGTTGAGTACTGGGAATTGACCTATATCTGAGGCTCTGAGGAAAATATTTTGACCTGCAGTGAACTCACTGGTAGACATTGTAACCGAGACTTTAAGTTGGGTCATTCAAGGGTGTCCAGTTTTTTGAAGCAGTCAGATCAATTTAGATTAGAATAAGATACTAGAGCATTATTTTGGCCCCTAAACTGGTTGATtactctttcttcctcttctttcataTGTATGACTTTCCTTTTAATTCCTAGCACCGACTTATATTTTATTCAATTTTCTGCTGTTATGAGATCTGTGTGATCTGATTTATTCctacagatgtttagatatgTTGTTTAGTGTTTGTATTGTTGCCAATGGCATCAGATTAAGAATATAACGAGAGATTTTACTCACCCAATTGCTTGGTTCAACTTGTAATTGAAAGACTATTAGCTAGCAGCTCGGTTAATCTAGTTAATATTTGCATGTTTGGTTCTTCAAGCCTAAGTCATACTCATTGGAGCTGCTAATTAATTTGATGAAAGTTCTCAAGGGAATCAAATAAAGGTCTATTTGTGCTTATGAGCCAATGAGTACTAAGCAAGATATCTTAAAGACAATGAAAAGGGCAAAGATTGTTATGATGATAAAAGGAAGAGCACATTGTATGGTTATTATAACCCTGTCTGATGTATACTGTAATATAGATATGGTTCTCTTTCCGAGTAGGGTCATAAGATGCCGTATAGATAGGGTTGTTTTCCCTCTCGTTATTGCCTCATTGGGAGCCCTCCAATTACTTGCATAATTGAAGTGGGGTTTAGCCCCTTTCCCTTTTTACTTGCTTCAACTTTGGAATCATATCTTCATAATCTGAAGCAATATACGAGTAGTTTCCCAGTTCTCACTTCTCACATCTGGTCTGTGAAAAATGAAAGTTACTCTTGCTTTGCCAACTTGTGGGTAACAAGTTAATACGTATTTGATTTCGCGTGCTTACGATtatatactttttttctttttccttatatTGAAGAATGAGAGATTTGATCGTTTGAATTTAAGACTTCATCCACCATTGTGAAGAGAAAATATCATTGAACCAACTAGGTCTCGGTAAGGACAAAAACTTTTAAAGCTAATCGTGAGAGCAAATCTAGCATGTTCTTTGAAGCTTATATATACACCACATGGTCACTTGAATGTGAGTGACCACTTTGTATTGACTTGATCTTTTGGGACGGTATAAGAGCTCAGAGCTCTTCATCTGAAATCAATTTCCACTAAAGCTGGGATTACTTGTCTTGTATTGTTTAATTTCTTCATATTTAAAGACAGTCCGAAACTGAGAAATAATTGTCAAGTTAATATAGTATAGGCAAGTGGCTAAATTTCCCAGTGGATTTGTATGGAGGAATGCATCTGCTACAGCCTGTCAAGCTTTTCTAATTCTTTTTAGGTGGGAAGCCTGCCAAGTTATGGTAAGTTGCAATCACTAGTCCCAAGGGACATGGATTCATATTACCAATCTACCCCCCACCAATAACCTCCAggtttaaaagaaagaaattactGGCAGCAAAGTTTACATATAAATGGAGCTACAAAAAGTAACTTTTCATGAGATGAAGAAGCAAACTGGTTCTCAAAGAAAGCAAGACTCAAGACTGGTTGTACCAAAAATGAGAGAGCAAAGGCTGTGATGCACTCAGTCCAGGCTTTCTTCTTCTGCCTATCAGTAAATTCATACTCCATTAATGCTGGAATGAGCACACTGTACTCAAGAAAGAGCACCATGTGGGAGAACTTAATGCATTGAATTAAGGTAACCCCACTTTCTCATTTCTTTTACAGCAAACTATGCCAGCAGGAAAGGAAAGTTCAAGTTATTTTCCTCTCTTCAATCTTTATTGCACATGCCACTAAAATGGATGTCTGTCTCTCATCTCTCTTGGTTTTGCTTATTTTTATTGAAATAATAGTTCATTGCTTCAAGGCCTCTCTGTTCTTTTCTGTTCTGCTTCACGTATTGAGAATTCAGAAATTTCAGGTCTTTTGGTTTATGGGGGAGCTTACATTTTCTCAGAAGTTTCAGTTTTCTGTCACAACTGTTGCCTGTGTCTTTCATCTTTAATGAGTAGTCACCTGTTTCTACTCTGTTTGACTAGTAATTTTGGCCTTCTTAATATTTCTATTTAATGACAGGTTCATGAAGCATTTCTAAATAAAGGGTGTTCTTCATGGGGTgttgtagatcatttctgctaCTCTTTTTTGCATTGAGTTCTTTATTTTTGGGTAGTCACCAACTACCATCTTCTCAAACCCAAGTGCTTCTACAGCTAAGGAAGCATTTAGAGTACCCAAGCCAGTTGGAAATTTGGAAGGATCATACTGTAGATTTCTGCTCTGTATCTTCATCTGCACAAGTAAACATCACATGCTTGGACAACCTTGTAATTGAGCTCAGCATCAAGGGTGATAAGCCAGCTAAAGTTAGTGGCTTCAATGGGTTTTCAATTCCAGGCCAGACTCTATCAGAGGCCTTCTCATTGGATTCTTTTGTTACTACTCTGGCAAGACTAAGCAGCTTGAAAGTCCTCAGTCTTGTCTCTTTGGGAATCTGGGGTCAACTTCCAGACAAAATTCATAGGTTGACTTCCCTTGAATATCTGGATTTGAGTTCAAACTTTCTCTTTGGTTCAGTCCCACCTCGGATTTCTGCAATGGTGAAGCTTCAAACTCTTGTAATGGATAACAACTTCTTGAATGGCACTGTTCCCAATTGGTTTGGTTCACTATCCAATCTTTCAACTCTaagctttagaaacaaccagtTGAAAGGTCCATTACTTGATCTCAGTAGCTTAGGTAGCTTACAAGTGCTTGATTTGAGCGTGAACAAGTTGAATGCTGTATTGCCCTCAATGCCAAAACGGTTGGTCGTGCTTGCCCTCAGCAACAATTCCTTCTCTGGTGAGATTCCTCAGCAATATCGGAAACTAAGCGCGCTTCAACACCTTGACATGTCATTCAACTCACTTACAGGCACACCTCTTGCTGCATTGTTCTCATTGCCAAATATCAGCTACTTGAATTTGGCTTCGAATTTGTTAAGTGGTTCGCTTCCGAGCCATTTAAGCTGTGGCATTAAACTTGATTACATTGATATATCGAACAATAGCTTGACAGGTGACTTGCCTTCTTGTTTGGGAACTAAATCAGGACAGAGAGTTATTAAGTTTGGTGGGAATTGCTTCTCTGTTAGTATGAAAAATCAGCATCCACAGTCATATTGCAATGTAGTAGTCAGTCCAAAGGAGAGACAAACTGGAGGAAAAAAATTAGGAATCTTGGTGGGTGTGATAGTTGGAATACTTGTGCTTTTAGTGCTTCTGGTTTTGAGCTGTATCATTTTGTGTAGAAGATATCTCCCTCGGGGAGTGTCGGAGCAGCATTTGCTGCATAAGCCAGAGCAAGATCACCCAGTAGCAGTAGGGTTCTCCACCGAGATGCTAACAAATGCAAGTAGGTAATCTAACACAAATATTGATCACTTTTCAAACTGATTAATTTTTAGGCTGACCAAGTTGGCTTTTTGTCTATCCTACAGGGTTTATTTCACAAGCAGCCAAGGCAGGCATGCTAGGTCTCCCAGGATGCCGAACTTTTTCATTAGAGGAGTTGGCGGACATTACCAGAAATTTTGACAACTCTGCCTTTTTGGGTGAAGGTTCATACGGGAAGGTATAGTTTTAATTCAGAACTTGTTATATTATTATGCTCAGTATGATGTGAACTTGACTGAAAACTATAGAAGCTTTGATTTGATAATAATATGCAGCTTTACAAAGGTAGACTAGAAAATGGGATCCAAGTTGTTATAAGGTGCCTGCAAGTGTCAAAGAAATACACAATTCGAAATCTTAAACTCCGGTTGGATTTGCTTTCCAAGCTTCGTCACCCGCATTTAGTATGCCTTTTAGGACACTGCCTTGACGGTGGTGGAGATGATTACAGTGTGAACAAGGTGTATCTTGTATCTGAGTATGTGGCAAATGGGACCTTATTTCGTGCTAAACTCTCTGGTAAGCTTGGAAAACAAGCAATATGTAATCTTCTCACTGAAATTTATAGCCTAATTTCAATTGTGCCTACTTTATATTCCATACCAATATTACTTCCTCTTGATGTAAGTATAGGTAGGCCTGAAAAAGTTCTCAACTGGCCACGGAGATTGTCAGTCCTCATCGGTGTGGCCAAGGCTGTGCACTTCCTACATACTGGAATTATTCCAGGTTTCTTGAGCAACCGGCTGAAGATGAACAACATCTTGCTCAATGAGCATGATAATGCAAAATTGAGTGACTACGGAATGTCCATTATCTCAGAAGAAACTGATAAATCTATGGTAGGTCTCCCTCTAATGCAATTGGTCCTGcaatcatctctttttctttttcctgatGTGCTTATGAACtttgttcttggtttgtatCTTGCAGGCAAAAGAAGGCTATAAGTCGTGGTAAGATTTCCTTTTATTGAAGCAGTGCTGTCACTAGAGTCATTTAATTCTTCACAGTTAACTATGAGGATGCTATGTTTTTCAGGCAAATGAAAAGTTTAGAGGATGATGCTTATAGCTTCGGATATATATTGCTCGAGGCTATTGTTGGGGCTTCGATCTCTGCTAGAAGAGAGGCATTCCTGCTAAATGATATGGTAGTTAATCAACTTCTGGCTTGTTATGTGAAGCTATCATCGTCCCTCTATGTTCCATGTCTTTTTAAAATGCTGTTGCATGTATAACTATGTAAGTTAGTGATTAATCATGATTCTGTAATTTGCAGGCATCTCTGAACAGCCAGGAAGGCCGAAAGCAGCTAGTAGAATCGATAGTTCTAGCAACTTGTTCACAACAATCTTTATCAATTGTGATCTCCATAATGAACAAGTGCATTTCTCCAGAGGCAAGTCGTCCATCTTTTGAGGACATTCTTTGGAACTTACAGTATGCAGTTCAAGTTCAGGCAACAGCAGACGGAGACAATAGATATGATACTGCATCAAAGAGTTGAGTTGAGTTGAGTTTTTGTGGTCTTTGTTTTGTAGTTCTCAAAGTATAGCATTCTCTTGAGGCTACATCACAAAGAAATGTGCCTCAATCAGGGGAGTTGCATTGGTTTAGTAATTGCAAAATAAATCTTATTTACTACctccatatatatttttttcttcctgCTTCCAAATAATTTCATTGTTAGAAGTCGATGAAGGGATGAATAACATACATAGTACATGGCTTTCCTAGGTGCCATCTCCAAATAAATAGAATGAAAACGGCAAGCCTATGAAACTTAACATTTAAGGCAGAGTATGTTTAACCACTTTTACTTTTTGTTGACAGTTCTCCATTCTATGCAAGGAAATTTGCTTCTGGTACAACCATGTAGAGCTTATGTCTAAGCTTATACGTACATATATGACATCCTAACCCTTTAAGAAATTTGGTAGCCACTTAGCAGATTCTTTAGGAATGCGCTTGAGATTGTCTTTGTAGTCGACATAGTAAAGTCCGAACCTTGCAAGATAGCCTTCCCCCCACTCAAAGTCATCGAATGGAGCCCAGTGGAAATATCCTTTGACATTCACCCCATTCCTGCAAAAACAGCAATCACAAGTAAATACGGATATATACCATCTATCCTCAACCCAGTAAGCATGTAGAGTAATGCCTCACAATGAGTTCAATGGATGACTTACTTCATTGCCATCTTGATCCTGTACAAGTGTCGAAGAATGCATTCAATTCTATGTGGATCCTTGACTGCTACATCGAGTCCAAGATTATCGTCCTTTTCTTCTGTaattccattttcggaaatgtAGATTTTAGGACTTTGGTAGTTTTGCTTAATGAACTCCAAAAGTTTCTGAAGACCTTGTGGATAAGAGAAGATGTAGATGCTTCCATTAGCCTGCAAAACAATTAATTAACAAGTCTTGAGTTCTACGTTTATACAATGATGGAAGGAAATTCAGGCACCAATTCTCTTACAAGAGGACCAATTAAGACTCCATTTGCATCTGCAACAGTTACATAAATACGTGGTAAGAAAACATACGCATACAACACAAATGACAAGCAATTAATAAAGGTAAGGAAGTAAGAAGTGTACTTGTTTCAGTTGATGTAGCCAAAGCGTCATTGTGATAACTCAATGGTTCAGCTTGACTTGCTGGAACGTTTTTACCATATCTCGTGGTATAATAGTTGATGCCAATGAAATCGAAGGATCCCTTGAtcaattttttctcttcttcagtGAAAAGGGGTAGCCTTTCCTTGACCAAATCTCTCATAATCTTTGGGTAATCTCCGAATACTATTGGTTCTATGAACCTAATAAGAACCAGCGCCAGCATCAGTATAATTAGCATAAGATTAAGGAGATTTCTTGCTCAAATCAAGCAAGTAAACTTAGGTTC encodes the following:
- the LOC133745933 gene encoding probable inactive leucine-rich repeat receptor-like protein kinase At3g03770, coding for MGCCRSFLLLFFALSSLFLGSHQLPSSQTQVLLQLRKHLEYPSQLEIWKDHTVDFCSVSSSAQVNITCLDNLVIELSIKGDKPAKVSGFNGFSIPGQTLSEAFSLDSFVTTLARLSSLKVLSLVSLGIWGQLPDKIHRLTSLEYLDLSSNFLFGSVPPRISAMVKLQTLVMDNNFLNGTVPNWFGSLSNLSTLSFRNNQLKGPLLDLSSLGSLQVLDLSVNKLNAVLPSMPKRLVVLALSNNSFSGEIPQQYRKLSALQHLDMSFNSLTGTPLAALFSLPNISYLNLASNLLSGSLPSHLSCGIKLDYIDISNNSLTGDLPSCLGTKSGQRVIKFGGNCFSVSMKNQHPQSYCNVVVSPKERQTGGKKLGILVGVIVGILVLLVLLVLSCIILCRRYLPRGVSEQHLLHKPEQDHPVAVGFSTEMLTNARFISQAAKAGMLGLPGCRTFSLEELADITRNFDNSAFLGEGSYGKLYKGRLENGIQVVIRCLQVSKKYTIRNLKLRLDLLSKLRHPHLVCLLGHCLDGGGDDYSVNKVYLVSEYVANGTLFRAKLSGRPEKVLNWPRRLSVLIGVAKAVHFLHTGIIPGFLSNRLKMNNILLNEHDNAKLSDYGMSIISEETDKSMAKEGYKSWQMKSLEDDAYSFGYILLEAIVGASISARREAFLLNDMASLNSQEGRKQLVESIVLATCSQQSLSIVISIMNKCISPEASRPSFEDILWNLQYAVQVQATADGDNRYDTASKS